The DNA region TTATTTTAATCAGGAGACCGATGGCCGACATCAAGGGCGACAGGGCGAGGAGGATCAGACTTCCCAGGAGAAGATCGAGGAGTCTTTTGAAAACATATTCCCACCCGAACAAGGGAGATCCCTGCAGGCTGACAAGGGGAAGGCCATCTAATTCATCGGGGCCTCCTCTCAATCCCAAAAATTCATAGGAGGCGGGCACCACCTTCACCTCGGGCAGGTCCCCCAAAACTTTTTGAACCATCGGTCCGAAAAAACCATAATCGTTCACTGAAAGGGCAATAAAGAAGATGTCCACCGCCTGTTCCCGCAAGACCTTTTCGAGGTCTTCATAATGACCCAAGATCGGGAGGTTATGGATAGATCTTCCGATATGTTGGCGATCTCCATCGAGAAACCCGATCACCTTGATCCCCAGTTCCGGATGGGAGTCAATCTTCTCGAGCAGGCTCCGGCCGAGCGGTCCGGTTCCGGCCACCAAAGCAAATCGAAGATTATATCCCCGTTCTCTGATTTTTCTGAGAAGCGATCTTAACACGACCCTGAGAGAGAAAAGTCCTATGAGGCCCAGGACCCAGAAATAGAGAAAAGCCAGCCGTGAAAATTCAAAACGCCTGAAGAGATAAATTAGCGCGATCAATAAGATCGTGGTAAGGGTGAGACATCTTCCCAATTCATAGAGTTCGCGAAAGAAATGGTCAACCCGTCTCGGTCGATAAAGGTTACTTTGATACGATAGGATTGCCCAGAGACCTAAAAGGAAGGGGAGGAACTGTAGATAGAGTCCCATCTCTGGGGTCCCGAGAATGGGGGGGCGGATGAAAGTGGTGTGAAACCGAACCATATAGGCAAGGACCCAGGCGAAGGTCAGGATCAGAAGATCCGAAATAAAAAAGAGGGATTTAAAAAATCGAGCGTGTTTCTTTAACATGGAACCCCAATTTTCCTTCGAGATATTTTTTGACCTTCTCTTTGAAGATTTCACGATCCCATTGGAGAGAATGGTTTCGAATCGATTCGGGGTCGAATTCCTTCTCGATTTTAAAAAAACGATTTATAGTTTCGATCAAGGAGTCGGCGTTGGGTTCAA from Thermodesulfobacteriota bacterium includes:
- a CDS encoding undecaprenyl-phosphate glucose phosphotransferase is translated as MLKKHARFFKSLFFISDLLILTFAWVLAYMVRFHTTFIRPPILGTPEMGLYLQFLPFLLGLWAILSYQSNLYRPRRVDHFFRELYELGRCLTLTTILLIALIYLFRRFEFSRLAFLYFWVLGLIGLFSLRVVLRSLLRKIRERGYNLRFALVAGTGPLGRSLLEKIDSHPELGIKVIGFLDGDRQHIGRSIHNLPILGHYEDLEKVLREQAVDIFFIALSVNDYGFFGPMVQKVLGDLPEVKVVPASYEFLGLRGGPDELDGLPLVSLQGSPLFGWEYVFKRLLDLLLGSLILLALSPLMSAIGLLIKITSKGPVLYRQTRVGMDGRPFEILKFRTMRMDAEKETGPIWASPNDPRRTKLGAFLRKTSLDELPQLINVLKGEMSLVGPRPERPQFVEEFRKKIPSYMLRHKIKAGMTGWAQINGWRGNTSIEKRIEYDLYYIQNWSIGFDLKILLMTLWKGFFSKSAY